In Crinalium epipsammum PCC 9333, the following are encoded in one genomic region:
- a CDS encoding NblA/ycf18 family protein, whose translation MSQPIELSLEQQFSIRSFETQVEHMSHEQAQQFLVQLYKQMMMREETYKNLLKHQWGLEPNSHFE comes from the coding sequence ATGTCTCAGCCAATTGAACTATCCTTAGAACAACAATTTAGTATCCGTTCCTTTGAAACCCAAGTGGAGCATATGAGTCATGAACAAGCACAACAATTTTTAGTGCAGTTATATAAACAAATGATGATGCGTGAAGAAACATATAAAAATCTACTCAAGCACCAATGGGGTTTAGAACCCAATTCCCATTTTGAGTAG
- a CDS encoding serine/threonine protein kinase — MTTNVKKGQLLANRYQLLELVGKGSMGEVYQANDILLGGVSVAVKFLSQAVLNQTKRDRFQREATICALLGETSVHIVRVKDYGLNEREIPFYVMEYLQGESLRAIIKPQPLPLPRFLNLSRQICLGLQCAHQGILINGNLSPIIHRDIKPSNILILQDQTLGELAKILDFGIAQLESDIIKPRSFMGTPAYCSPEQMAGKDLDNRSDIYSLGVMMFEMLTGEKPIKAQVNSLPAWQKAHQTQIPSFESITSDLKLPKLQDLVMSCLAKSPSDRPESVTEILRELVSLEKKIVAQQPSQHEDAIITQPPPTTAQKIKFTQAFDEIFWATSWPKDKPQAEIVFPHILHNNQQSFATLWVMFPQEEIKKRLLSTRYNQFLFLVSPHPMILWITTLYTREHGARWLPCYLDLKTSLGHKITRLLAETGRYQILLFALEQPSRCSQVLTATIAPAQCKLLESWANMSNTTFSISDGQMSKKLLKQELDKLKPKILMKLSATQTESPRDISG, encoded by the coding sequence ATGACTACAAATGTTAAAAAAGGTCAGTTATTAGCTAACCGCTATCAACTGCTAGAGTTGGTAGGCAAAGGTTCAATGGGCGAGGTATATCAAGCTAACGATATATTACTTGGAGGCGTAAGCGTCGCCGTTAAGTTTCTCTCCCAAGCAGTTTTGAATCAAACAAAACGCGATCGCTTTCAGCGCGAAGCTACTATCTGTGCTTTGTTAGGTGAAACGAGTGTTCATATTGTTCGAGTTAAAGATTATGGCTTAAACGAAAGAGAAATTCCTTTCTATGTCATGGAATATCTCCAAGGAGAAAGCTTAAGGGCTATTATCAAACCCCAACCTCTTCCCTTACCACGATTTCTTAATTTATCTCGTCAAATTTGTTTAGGGCTACAGTGCGCTCATCAAGGTATCCTGATTAACGGTAATCTCTCCCCAATTATTCATCGGGATATTAAACCTAGTAACATTTTGATCCTTCAAGATCAAACTTTAGGAGAATTAGCCAAAATTCTCGATTTTGGCATTGCCCAGCTTGAATCAGATATCATCAAACCTAGATCATTTATGGGTACTCCTGCATATTGTTCACCAGAACAAATGGCAGGCAAAGACTTAGACAATCGCTCAGATATTTATAGTCTGGGTGTGATGATGTTTGAAATGTTGACTGGTGAAAAACCAATTAAAGCACAGGTAAATTCACTTCCAGCTTGGCAAAAAGCTCATCAAACCCAAATTCCTAGTTTTGAATCTATCACATCTGATCTTAAATTGCCCAAATTGCAAGATTTAGTAATGAGTTGTCTTGCTAAATCGCCAAGCGATCGCCCCGAAAGTGTTACCGAAATATTAAGAGAATTAGTATCTCTTGAGAAAAAAATTGTCGCTCAACAACCCTCACAGCACGAAGACGCTATTATTACCCAGCCACCGCCCACCACTGCACAAAAAATAAAATTTACCCAGGCATTTGACGAAATATTTTGGGCTACTTCCTGGCCAAAGGATAAACCTCAAGCCGAAATTGTATTTCCCCATATACTACACAATAACCAGCAGTCATTTGCAACGCTTTGGGTAATGTTTCCCCAAGAAGAAATTAAAAAACGTTTACTTAGCACTCGCTACAACCAATTTTTATTTTTGGTATCCCCTCATCCAATGATTTTGTGGATTACTACTCTATACACAAGAGAACACGGCGCTCGTTGGCTTCCATGCTATCTAGATCTCAAAACATCACTAGGACATAAAATTACTCGACTTTTAGCAGAAACTGGTCGATATCAAATTTTACTTTTTGCTCTTGAACAACCCTCACGTTGTAGCCAAGTTTTGACTGCAACAATTGCCCCTGCTCAGTGTAAATTGTTAGAAAGTTGGGCTAATATGAGCAATACAACATTTTCAATATCTGACGGGCAAATGAGTAAAAAACTGCTCAAACAAGAGTTGGATAAACTTAAACCTAAAATTTTAATGAAACTGTCAGCTACTCAAACTGAATCGCCTAGAGATATTTCAGGATAA
- a CDS encoding anhydro-N-acetylmuramic acid kinase → MTRVIGLISGTSVDGIDAALVEISGKEVDLKVELLAGSTYPYPPSLRQQILDVCAGKAISMAEFAELDDAIAYEFAASAQAIQVNHNNAQLIGSHGQTVFHRPLKQQSPASPAINMAYSLQLGRGALIADLTHIPTVSNFRVADIAAGGEGAPLVPKIDACLLGHPSKTRCIQNIGGIGNVAYLPATNNSENVNISGWDTGPGNTLLDLAVQQLSDGSQTYDKDGNWAATGTPCDALVQQWLTQEYFQITPPKSTGREHFGGEYLQQCLADADGYNLSPADLLATLTELTVASIVHSYRNFLPQMPDEVLLCGGGSRNLYLKQRLQAQIDPISVLTTDEAGVSADFKEAIAFAVLAYWHQLGITGNIIQATGARQPAILGELHLPIE, encoded by the coding sequence ATGACTCGTGTAATCGGTTTGATCAGTGGTACGTCTGTAGATGGAATTGATGCAGCTTTAGTAGAAATTAGTGGTAAAGAGGTAGATTTAAAGGTAGAGCTTTTAGCTGGATCGACTTATCCTTACCCACCTAGCCTGAGACAACAAATTTTGGATGTCTGCGCGGGGAAAGCTATTTCTATGGCAGAATTTGCAGAACTGGATGATGCGATCGCATACGAATTTGCTGCTTCTGCCCAAGCTATTCAAGTTAACCACAATAACGCTCAATTAATTGGCTCACACGGGCAAACCGTCTTTCATCGACCTTTAAAGCAACAATCCCCAGCATCTCCTGCTATCAACATGGCATATAGCTTACAACTAGGTAGGGGTGCTTTAATTGCTGATTTAACTCATATCCCTACTGTCAGTAACTTTCGAGTAGCTGATATTGCGGCTGGTGGAGAAGGTGCGCCTTTAGTCCCTAAGATAGATGCCTGTTTACTAGGACATCCCAGTAAAACTCGCTGTATTCAAAATATAGGGGGAATTGGCAATGTTGCTTATTTACCAGCAACAAATAACAGTGAAAATGTAAATATTTCTGGTTGGGATACTGGTCCTGGAAATACTTTATTAGATTTAGCAGTACAGCAGTTAAGCGACGGTAGCCAAACCTATGACAAAGATGGTAATTGGGCGGCTACGGGAACTCCCTGCGATGCTTTAGTTCAGCAGTGGCTAACTCAAGAATACTTCCAAATTACTCCTCCCAAATCCACTGGTAGAGAGCATTTTGGCGGAGAATATTTACAGCAATGTTTAGCTGATGCTGATGGCTATAATCTCAGTCCAGCCGATTTGTTAGCAACACTGACAGAGCTTACAGTTGCATCAATTGTTCACAGCTACCGCAACTTTCTACCCCAAATGCCAGATGAGGTGTTACTGTGTGGCGGTGGTAGTCGCAATCTTTATTTAAAACAACGCTTGCAAGCGCAGATTGATCCGATATCAGTATTAACCACCGATGAAGCGGGTGTGAGTGCAGATTTTAAAGAAGCGATCGCCTTTGCAGTTTTAGCTTATTGGCATCAATTAGGCATTACTGGTAACATAATTCAAGCTACAGGTGCGAGACAACCCGCCATACTTGGGGAGCTTCATCTACCTATTGAGTAA
- a CDS encoding ATP-binding protein, producing the protein MSVIKQENTDKSQQKHYPVFVIEDTQGRRVISLDKNIYSLGRSPTNSIILNSKLVSRHHATLLRVTNSESKSYSFQIIDGDLQGNHSTNGLIINSKPCLSKLLQDQDLIYFGSDVRAKYFVSSHNLLDEETLGNLQFDNPLIDPLETFVTNDIPLETFSEEALVRLASFPELLPIPIIEIDIDGKITYLNPVANAELTNIYAVNLEHPVLAGLLVEVKNNNQQFFRREIQIENTIFEQSVHYIAESRLIRSYLIDITERKQAEAHIHQLNAELEKRVQERTQELLNSNTQLEAEITKRKQIELELRNTLAKEKELSELKSRFITMASHEFRTPLTTILGSAESLEHYSKKWSDEKKNIYLKRIQETVKYMTTMLDDVLLMGKIEAGKLEFNPKPLLLEKIFGELVEEMRLSNSKHHLLKFINHSKCGYALLDEKLLRQIIGNLISNAIKYSPSESTVNLTLADEDELIVFQVQDQGIGIPTEDQERLFEPFHRANNISNIPGTGLGLSIVKKSVEAYGGQIIVESEINVGTKITVKLPLKEATEPEKIIPEWQPRK; encoded by the coding sequence ATGTCTGTTATTAAGCAGGAAAATACCGATAAAAGTCAGCAAAAACACTACCCAGTTTTTGTAATTGAGGATACTCAAGGTAGACGGGTTATTAGCCTTGATAAAAATATTTATTCTCTTGGTCGTAGTCCTACCAACTCTATTATCCTGAATTCTAAATTAGTATCGCGACATCATGCTACTTTATTAAGGGTAACTAACTCTGAAAGTAAATCTTATTCATTTCAAATAATAGATGGAGACTTACAAGGCAATCATAGTACTAATGGATTAATAATTAATAGCAAACCATGTTTATCCAAGCTGTTACAAGATCAAGATTTAATTTATTTCGGGAGTGATGTTAGGGCTAAATATTTTGTTTCTAGCCACAATTTATTAGATGAGGAAACTCTTGGCAATCTTCAGTTTGATAATCCTTTAATTGATCCATTAGAAACATTCGTTACCAATGATATTCCGCTTGAAACCTTCAGTGAAGAAGCACTGGTAAGACTAGCTTCTTTCCCTGAACTGCTACCAATCCCAATTATTGAAATAGATATAGATGGAAAAATTACCTATCTTAATCCTGTCGCTAATGCCGAGTTAACTAATATTTACGCAGTCAACTTAGAACATCCAGTCTTGGCAGGATTGCTTGTAGAAGTTAAAAATAATAATCAGCAATTTTTTAGGCGAGAAATTCAGATTGAAAATACCATTTTTGAGCAATCTGTACACTATATTGCCGAAAGCAGATTAATCAGAAGTTACTTAATTGATATTACTGAACGTAAACAAGCAGAGGCGCATATTCATCAATTGAATGCAGAACTAGAAAAAAGGGTGCAAGAACGTACACAAGAATTATTGAATAGTAATACTCAACTTGAAGCGGAAATTACGAAGCGTAAACAAATAGAGTTAGAACTTCGTAATACACTAGCCAAAGAAAAAGAATTGAGCGAACTAAAATCTAGGTTTATTACAATGGCATCTCATGAATTCCGCACGCCACTAACTACAATTTTAGGCTCTGCTGAATCTTTAGAACATTATAGTAAAAAGTGGTCTGATGAAAAAAAGAATATTTATTTAAAACGCATTCAAGAAACTGTCAAATACATGACAACGATGTTGGATGATGTATTGCTAATGGGTAAAATTGAAGCTGGCAAACTAGAATTTAATCCCAAGCCATTGCTTTTAGAGAAAATTTTTGGTGAACTGGTGGAAGAAATGCGTCTTAGTAATTCCAAACATCACCTGCTTAAATTTATAAATCACAGCAAATGCGGTTATGCTTTGCTAGATGAAAAACTTTTACGTCAAATCATTGGCAATTTAATTTCAAATGCGATTAAGTATTCTCCATCAGAGAGTACAGTAAATTTGACACTTGCGGATGAAGATGAGTTAATAGTATTTCAAGTTCAAGATCAGGGTATTGGTATTCCTACAGAAGATCAAGAACGACTGTTTGAACCTTTCCACAGAGCTAATAATATTAGCAATATCCCAGGGACTGGTTTAGGATTGTCTATTGTTAAAAAATCTGTAGAAGCTTATGGTGGTCAAATTATAGTAGAAAGTGAAATTAATGTAGGCACAAAAATTACTGTGAAGTTGCCCTTAAAAGAAGCAACAGAACCAGAAAAAATTATACCAGAGTGGCAACCTCGCAAATGA